From Seriola aureovittata isolate HTS-2021-v1 ecotype China chromosome 16, ASM2101889v1, whole genome shotgun sequence, one genomic window encodes:
- the prrc2a gene encoding protein PRRC2A isoform X4: protein MSERSGQTAKGKEGKTKYASLNLFDTYKGKSLETQKPVVPPRHGLQSLGKVASARRMPPPANLPSLKAENKGNDPNVSLVPKDGTGWASKQEPADPKSTDALSAPQPESQQPVASQIPAPTRPRTPPASEVPTATALAPASTQAVGARSWAQASVTHGTQGDGGKGSNLPSPFSREEFPTLQAAGDQDKAGKEQGTADQWYGPGPSLRPQNVTSWRDGGGRALAPTLSGEGAAEGGTGGTMVMDGAAGVPPPNSQTHGPPRNPPAGGTALPLPQPPVGPGFPQYRGIMPPFMYPPYLPFPGPYGPQGPYRYPPPGEGPAPRFSRGQGGPDSRPQGGPRDAGGEMVKRPSILKQDDLKELDELDHDGDEGWAGAHEEIDYSAKLKFSDDEGEEEVEEEGTESINDSREQQRSQDAPPATSRSRASDSGGDTRRTPPSNADNGPQPPSSKPGWAEEGGSGWSGQGASSNYQDRPHNQAASLGPGKPGSTQHQPAAGGPTPASQPGVLVHGAQGAQGDDEDETWRQRRKQSSTEISAAVERARRRREEEERRMEEERRAACAEKLKRLDEKQQQQQGSNTGGGGSSSKSPSLDGNSTAATAGSPSPSISASASSPNISQPPSPCVDPEEPPVLVVQPGPSPGVSDRQRASSNSSYDSSADAQQCPQPAVSQPQQPTLDVPLPVESKEETMGGPHIRAGSGNERGVEPVKIENIGGAAGRQVSGPPGQGYSKYQKSLPPRFQRQQQEQLLKQQQQWQQQQQQQHSQASQSQLSPQPQPPQGPSPGSTPQPGPGPKQGGPLYQPSNMVRPPPLPMNFDPRWMMMPYMDPRMMQGRPPPMDYYSAGMHPSGLIGRERSDSGGSGSDPFDRQQQQQHPGHPHRGTPPMDPKLAWGPEVFPGGGEGRGLTSPLRQKQALEDDDVAKGPRSDTPPHRIREGGLGPIQQPSSSSGTSNQTPPPVGAQVGAQGGSHHPHHYMGGRGNYSNFPDQGARMPPHQQQQRASERGNQPHSFSHQDEGQPRGSQQGQIWGAPHPHYDRNGRADLPPVESNSHLHHHHSHHPQQPHFPLHPHKPENNRDRVVEAPAKKTDSSPPLHQPSLSSSCSSSSSSSSAREDGSVKVALHHHPSQREGEAGIGHSLGERGNSGNASSSSHVKQEKTGPGYAPHSSMTSSPPPSQHGSHTQPQQQHPHPKSNQRGGREHKTETQWGPRPGSSSMSGGSSHGRRANNTGGGNNCRGGEDSSNISSDHKSSNQTGGSNANKRAGPIKKPVLKEMKREGGEVDGGEKTNPGFGKEKEQDGGQPASMKQEGSSISQNTSTTSKDEPAQTAKPRNGGKERSSGGGGAGSGRGPKDVDTTSSGFSGSSRRDRDRSFERGGGTSHHHGVPAKGSRASRGRGGEFYGRGRGYRGTYTSSAGPTGGSRGRMGGRSGRDYRSSVGSGGHHQESKGEGTGGRHGQDRSQHNPARARNRSETRSEGSEYEEIPKRRRERGSETGSESGASDLGHSDKEDNQKSNTKNGSDNANTTGTMSSAPPRGSQARVFTPRGVPSRRGRGGGSGGGNIYRSSGNVGGIPGGHRAGPSSGSHGGSSKSSASSRKQQGPPQTSGPKDLGRGGNGGEKKDKIADASQVQIQGTNPPQPSLPASTPATLSSTENGGVVTQQASTNPTSNSGGPNALPLPANRGFPPSGFERPPRRRRHGRSQHQQDKPPRFRRLKERENAARINGGVGVIGGGRPSSPSLNSVQDSNGAPISAPMTGNGQNANHNATLTTNNNSGGGHNANSHHHHHYNQGNAGPTHPQHHHSHGAKSPDFTNQNSDQANEEWETASESSDFTEFRDREGGGGKSYSSHHHHHLGRGGGGSGGGGVVEREMTGKEPSANKRSFSSQRPGMERQNRRVNAGGAGGGGGGRGPRGPPGGGSGGPGNGGGNRGEKRGNWPSPKNRK, encoded by the exons TTCCCCCCCGCCATGGCCTGCAGTCTCTTGGTAAAGTTGCCTCCGCAAGGCGTATGCCACCCCCTGCCAACCTGCCCAGTCTGAAGGCAGAGAACAAAGGCAACGACCCAAACGTCTCGCTCGTTCCCAAAGACGGCACAGGATGGGCAAGCAAACAGGAACCAGCAGACCCAAAGAG tacCGATGCATTGTCAGCACCGCAGCCGGAATCGCAGCAGCCTGTGGCTTCACAGATACCTGCACCGACCCGCCCGAGAACCCCGCCAGCTTCAGAGGTACCAACAGCCACA gCTCTGGCCCCAGCTTCAACCCAGGCCGTAGGGGCAAGGTCCTGGGCACAGGCCAGTGTTACACATGGAACACAAGGGGATG GTGGAAAGGGATCAAACCTACCGTCGCCATTCTCTCGCGAGGAATTTCCCACCCTGCAGGCGGCTGGCGACCAGGACAAAGCTGGCAAAGAACAGGGCACTGCAGATCAGTGGTATGGGCCCGGACCAAGCCTCCGCCCCCAGA ACGTTACAAGTTGGCGGGACGGTGGGGGCCGAGCCCTGGCGCCCACCCTGTCTGGGGAGGGGGCAGCGGAGGGTGGCACTGGTGGGACTATGGTGATGGATGGGGCAGCTGGGGTCCCCCCTCCAAACTCCCAGACCCACGGGCCACCTAGAAACCCTCCTGCAGGCGGCACCGCCTTGCCTCTGCCCCAGCCCCCTGTGGGTCCTGGGTTCCCCCAATACCGAGGGATCATGCCTCCATTC ATGTATCCTCCCTATCTGCCCTTCCCGGGCCCCTATGGCCCTCAAGGGCCCTACAGGTACCCGCCACCTGGGGAAGGGCCTGCTCCAAG GTTCTCTCGTGGCCAGGGTGGTCCTGACAGCAGGCCTCAGGGTGGCCCACGTGATGCAGGTGGAGAGATGGTGAAAAGACCCTCTATCCTAAAGCAGGACGACCTAAAGGAGCTAGACGAGCTGGACCACGACGGAGACGAGGGCTGGGCAG GGGCTCATGAGGAGATTGATTATTCCGCCAAGCTGAAGttcagtgatgatgaaggagaggaagaggtggaagaggagggaaCCGAGAGCATAAATGACTCACG tgaGCAGCAGAGGTCCCAGGATGCCCCACCTGCAACCTCTCGTTCTCGAGCCTCGGACAGCGGGGGAGACACCCGCCGCACCCCTCCCTCTAATGCTGACAATGGCCCCCAACCTCCCTCCAGCAAGCCAGGATGGGCCGAGGAGGGAGGCAGTGGTTGGAGCGGCCAGGGAGCATCATCAAACTACCAG GACCGGCCACACAACCAGGCTGCCTCGCTAGGCCCTGGAAAACCTGGCTCCACCCAGCATCAGCCAGCAGCTGGAGGCCCTACCCCTGCTTCCCAACCGGGCGTGCTGGTCCATGGGGCCCAGGGGGCCCAGGGGGATGACGAGGATGAGACTTGGCGTCAGCGCAGGAAGCAGTCCTCCACTGagatctctgctgctgtggaacGAGCCCGTCGCCGCCGTGAGGAGGAAGAACgtaggatggaggaggagagacgagCAGCCTGTGCTGAGAAGCTAAAGAGGCTGGATgagaaacagcaacagcagcaaggCAGCAACACAGGAGGGGGTGGTAGCAGCAGTAAAAGCCCCAGCCTTGATGGAAACTCTACAGCTGCCACAGCAGGCAGTCCGAGTCCATCTATTTCAGCCTCTGCCTCCTCCCCAAACATCAGCCAGCCCCCATCTCCCTGTGTGGACCCGGAGGAGCCTCCAGTGCTGGTTGTCCAGCCAGGGCCCAGTCCTGGAGTCAGTGATAGACAGCGagccagcagcaacagcagctatGACTCCAGTGCAG ATGCCCAACAGTGTCCTCAGCCAGCTGTGTCACAGCCACAACAGCCCACGCTGGACGTACCTTTACCGGTAGAGAGTAAGGAAGAGACCATGGGTGGTCCTCACATTCGTGCAGGAAgtggaaatgaaagaggagTTGAGCCAGTGAAGATTGAGAATATCGGAGGAGCGGCAGGTCGTCAAGTCAGTGGTCCTCCTGGTCAAGGTTACTCAAAGTACCAGAAATCTCTTCCACCTCGCtttcagaggcagcagcag GAGCAGctcctgaagcagcagcagcagtggcagcagcaacagcagcagcagcacagtcagGCATCACAAAGCCAGCTGTCCCCTCAGCCCCAGCCCCCACAGGGTCCTTCACCAGGTTCAACACCCCAGCCTGGACCAGGACCCAAGCAGGGTGGGCCCCTGTATCAGCCCAGCAATATGGTTCGACCTCCACCCCTGCCAATGAATTTTGACCCTCGCTGGATGATGATGCCCTACATGGACCCTCGCATGATGCAGGGCCGGCCTCCACCCATGGACTACTATTCAGCTGGCATGCACCCGTCTG GGCTCATTGGGCGTGAGCGATCTGATTCTGGGGGATCTGGTTCAGACCCCTttgacaggcagcagcagcagcagcatccaggGCACCCTCACCGTGGGACCCCCCCTATGGATCCAAAGCTGGCCTGGGGGCCGGAGGTATTCCCTGGCGGAGGGGAGGGTCGTGGGCTTACTTCCCCACTGAGGCAGAAGCAGGCATTGGAGGATGATGATGTGGCCAAAGGGCCCAG GAGTGATACTCCTCCACACCGCATACGAGAGGGTGGATTGGGACCCATCCAGCAGcccagctccagctctggaACGTCCAATCAGACCCCTCCTCCTGTTGGTGCTCAAGTCGGGGCCCAGGGAGGAAGCCACCACCCTCATCACTACATGGGTGGGCGGGGCAACTACAGCAACTTCCCTGACCAGGGTGCGAGGATGCCCccccatcagcagcagcagagggcaaGTGAGAGGGGAAACCAACCACATAGCTTCAGCCACCAGGATGAAGGGCAGCCCCGAGGATCTCAGCAGGGCCAGATATGGGGAGCCCCACACCCACACTACGATCGCAACGGTCGTGCAGACCTTCCCCCCGTTGAGAGCAACTctcacctccaccaccatcacagCCACCACCCTCAACAGCCTCACTTCCCTCTCCACCCCCATAAGCCAGAGAACAACCGTGACAGGGTTGTTGAGGCTCCTGCTAAGAAGACCGATTCCTCCCCCCCTCTCCACCAACCTTCCCTCtcatcttcctgctcttcctcctcttcctcttcttctgcaagGGAAGATGGGAGTGTCAAAGTTGCCCTGCATCATCACCCATCTCAGAGAGAGGGTGAAGCTGGTATCGGGCACAGTCTTGGTGAAAGAGGCAACAGTGGTAATGCCAGCAGTAGTAGTCATgtgaaacaggagaaaacaggCCCAGGATATGCTCCCCATTCCTCCATGACCTCTAGCCCACCTCCCTCTCAGCATGGCAGTCATActcagccgcagcagcagcatcccCATCCTAAATCAAACCAAAGAGGGGGACGGGAACATAAGACAGAAACCCAGTGGGGCCCACGGCCTGGCAGCAGCAGTATGAGTGGGGGGTCCTCTCATGGCAGGAGGGCCAACAATACAGGAGGTGGGAACAACTGCCGTGGAGGGGAAGACTCCTCCAACATTTCATCGGACCACAAATCCTCCAACCAGACAGGAGGCAGCAATGCCAACAAGAGGGCTGGCCCCATCAAGAAGCCAGTgctgaaagagatgaagagagagggtggggaagttgatggaggagaaaaaacaaacccaggctttgggaaagagaaagagcaagatGGTGGACAACCAGCCTCCATGAAGCAGGAAGGCTCCTCCATCTCCCAGAACACATCAACTACATCTAAAGATGAGCCTGCCCAGACAGCCAAACCcagaaatggaggaaaagaaCGATcctcaggaggaggtggggcAGGGTCAGGTAGAGGGCCCAAAGATGTAGACACCACGTCCTCAGGATTTTCAGGGTCCTCTAGAAGGGACAGAGACCGCTCCTTTGAAAGAGGAGGCGGCACCTCCCACCACCATGGAGTCCCTGCCAAAGGCAGCAGAGCCAGTCGCGGACGAGGGGGAGAGTTCTACGGGCGTGGGCGTGGTTACCGGGGCACCTACACATCCAGCGCTGGGCCCACTGGTGGCAGTCGGGGCAGAATGGGTGGCAGGAGTGGCAGAGACTACAGATCATCTGTAGGTAGTGGTGGCCACCACCAGGAGTCTAAAGGTGAGGGGACTGGTGGCAGGCATGGTCAGGATCGGTCCCAGCATAACCCAGCCAGGGCCAGGAACCGAAGTGAAACCCGCAGTGAGGGTTCAGAGTATGAGGAAATCCCcaagagacggagggagagaggttcAGAGACTGGCAGTGAGAGTGGTGCAAGTGACCTTGGTCACTCAGACAAGGAAGACAACCAGAAATCCAACACCAAGAATGGCTCTGATAACGCCAACACCACTGGCACCATGTCATCTGCACCACCCAGAGGTTCCCAGGCCCGGGTCTTCACCCCCAGAGGTGTGCCCTCTAGGAGGGGCAGGGGTGGAGGTAGTGGAGGCGGAAATATCTACAGGAGTAGTGGGAATGTTGGAGGAATACCCGGGGGACACCGGGCTGGACCCAGCTCAGGCTCCCATGGTGGGTCTTCCAAGTCATCAGCCTCATCCCGGAAACAGCAAGGCCCACCACAAACCTCTGGGCCCAAAGACCTGGGCCGAGGAGGAAATGGTGGCGAGAAAAAGGACAAGATAGCTGATGCAAGCCAAGTCCAAATTCAGGGGACCAATCCCCCTCAGCCATCTTTACCTGCCTCAACTCCTGCCACTCTAAGTTCCACTGAAAATGGAGGGGTTGTGACCCAGCAAGCTTCAACCAACCCTACGTCAAACTCTGGAGGGCCGAATGCGCTCCCTCTTCCTGCTAACCGTGGGTTCCCTCCCAGTGGATTTGAGCGACCCCCTAGACGTCGCCGTCACGGGCGTTCCCAGCACCAACAGGACAAGCCGCCCCGCTTCCGGAGATTGAAGGAGCGAGAGAATGCTGCGCGAATCAACGGAGGGGTCGGGGTCATTGGGGGAGGAAGaccttcctctccttccctgaATTCAGTTCAGGACAGTAACGGAGCCCCCATCTCTGCTCCCATGACGGGCAATGGCCAAAATGCTAATCACAACGCCACACTAACCACCAACAATAACAGTGGAGGAGGGCATAATGCAAACagtcaccaccatcaccactacAACCAGGGCAATGCTGGGCCAACCCACCCGCAGCACCACCACAGCCATGGAGCAAAGTCCCCTGATTTCACCAACCAGAACTCAGACCAGGCCAACGAGGAGTGGGAGACTGCCTCTGAGAGCAGCGACTTCACAGAGttcagagacagggagggaggaggagggaagtcaTATTCTtctcaccatcaccaccacctgggAAGGGGTGGAGGGGGCAGCGGAGGTGGAGGTGTCGTCGAGCGGGAAATGACAGGAAAAGAGCCCTCAGCAAATAAGAGAAGCTTCTCAAGCCAGCGTCCTGGCATGGAGCGACAGAACCGGAGGGTCAacgctggaggagctggaggcggagggggaggcagaggcCCACGTGGCCCACCTGGTGGTGGTTCTGGTGGGCCTGGTAACGGAGGTGGCAACCGTGGGGAGAAGCGTGGCAACTGGCCCTCTCCAAAAAATAGGAAATGA